The Deltaproteobacteria bacterium nucleotide sequence AGATATAGTCCCGGCTTCTAATTGTGAGGTCACATAAAAAAAGGAGGAGAGCATTATGGCGAATAAAGCTGATCTCGAAAAAGGACTGGAGTTGCGCAAGAAACTGTTGGGGAAACGCAATGCTGGTGCTGCCAGCGCGATCGGAGAACTCGCGCCTGACCTGGAAGAGATGATCAACGAAGTGGTGTTTGGTCGCGTATGGACCCGTCCTGGACTCGAACCCAAGATGCGCAGCGCAATTACCATTGCCTCGTTGATGGCGATGCAACGGCTGCCACAGTTAAAAGGACACATCGCCAACGGGCTCAATATGGGGTTGAGCAAGCAAGAGATCATCGAGATCCTGACCCACATCGCTTTCTATGCAGGCGTGCCGACAGCAGTGAACGCGTTCCAGCTCGCCAAGGAAGTGTTTAAGGAAGAAGGCATCTAGGGCAATGAAAAATTAAAAATGAAGAATGAAGAATTGGGAAGCCAGAATGCAGCTTCTAATGTTCTGAACTCCATCAGTCTTCGTTTTTCATTTTTAATTCTCAATTTTTAATTCGTCATCTCCCGGAGGGCTCATGCCCGTTCGCTACAGCATTATTGGCCTGCTTTTTTTGAGTACGATCATTAACTATGCCGACCGCGTGAACATCGCGGTGGCGGGCGCAGATATTATGCGCCAGACAGGGTGGGATAAAGAGCAGTTTGGTATCATTCTTTCCGCTTTCCTGCTTGGCTATGCGCTGTTCCAATTTCCAGGGGGCCGAATTGCTGATCGCTGGAGTGCACGAAAAGTGTTGGCACTGTCGTGCGCTGGGTTTTCCCTTTTTACTGCCTTGACCCCGCTTGGGCAGTACGGAATTTGGCCAATGCTCTTGCTCCGTTTCCTGGTTGGTGCGTGTGAGTCCATCAGTTTACCGGCCCTCGCGGTGTTCAACGCGCGTTGGGTCCCACGACAGGAATACGGGCGAGCACAGACAGTGAGCATTTCTGGCACCTCGATCGGGCAGATGCTTGCCTATCCCACCACAACCTGGATCATCGAAGCGTTTTCTTGGCCAGTGGTATTTTACTTCAATGCCGCGCTTGGGTTTCTGTGGATGGCGTTGTGGCTCTGGTACACCACCGACACTCCCCGCGAACATCCAAAGGTGGGTACAGAAGAGCGGGATTACATTGAAGCCCACGTGCTTCCACGCGCTTCGCAACAACACCAGCCCTCCTTCTGGTCGATAATCAAGACACCGTCAGTGATCTTTCTGTGCCTGACCTATATGCTGTACGCGTTTGTGGCGTGGATCTTCATTTTATGGTTGCCCACCTATCTCGTTGAAGGCCGTGGATTAGCACGGATGGAGATGGGCAAGATCGGGATGCTCCCCACATTCGGAGGCTTCCTTGGCATGATTACGGGAGGAGCGATTTCAGATTGGCTGTTGCGTCGGGGATTCGGGACGCGCGTTGCCCGTGCGCGGTTTCCGGGCATCAGTGTCGCGTTGGCAGTGCCGTTCCTCTTACTGGGGGTGAACGCGCCATCGACCGGGCTCTCGATCGTGCTCTTAACGATTTTTTATTTCATCTTCTCACTCGCAGTGTCTGGCTATTGGACTATGCCGCGGGAACTTGCGCCGCAAGCTGTTGGGGCAGTCGGCGGTGTGATGAACACCACGGGTAACTTCGCCGGGCTCTTTGGCCCGACAATCGCGGGGTTCATCATTCAGGAGACAGGGAGTTGGATCATGTTGTTTTATGTGGCGGCTGGGGTGGCGCTGGTGAGCAGTGTGGTGTTTACGTTCTTCGTGCGGACAGAGCCGATTCATATCCTTGGGATGGAGATACCCGACGAGAGTCAAGACACCGCAGCCTCCGGCTTTGGGCACTGACAACGCTCAGCGTGCGAAGCGGAGAAAAATACTATACACTTCATCAAGACGGCAACCTTTTCATCAGATGTAAACCGCTACGACAAGGAAACAGAGGATGGATGAGGCGACGAAACCAGCTCAACCCGCGATACGACTCACCTGGCTCGACAGTATGAAGGGGATCTCGATTCTCTGGATCGCCTTTTTCCATTTCTATACGACGTATACGAATCATCGCTATCCTGACCCGCTCGGGCCAGCCTATTTCCCTAAGTTTCTTGAGCAGTGTACGCCATCAGCCAGCACCCTGTGGTGTGTGAGTCATGGCTTTTGGGTGGCGGTCTGGTCAGTGGGGTTTCATGCAGTTGCTGTCTTTCTCGTCT carries:
- a CDS encoding carboxymuconolactone decarboxylase family protein, with the translated sequence MANKADLEKGLELRKKLLGKRNAGAASAIGELAPDLEEMINEVVFGRVWTRPGLEPKMRSAITIASLMAMQRLPQLKGHIANGLNMGLSKQEIIEILTHIAFYAGVPTAVNAFQLAKEVFKEEGI
- a CDS encoding MFS transporter translates to MPVRYSIIGLLFLSTIINYADRVNIAVAGADIMRQTGWDKEQFGIILSAFLLGYALFQFPGGRIADRWSARKVLALSCAGFSLFTALTPLGQYGIWPMLLLRFLVGACESISLPALAVFNARWVPRQEYGRAQTVSISGTSIGQMLAYPTTTWIIEAFSWPVVFYFNAALGFLWMALWLWYTTDTPREHPKVGTEERDYIEAHVLPRASQQHQPSFWSIIKTPSVIFLCLTYMLYAFVAWIFILWLPTYLVEGRGLARMEMGKIGMLPTFGGFLGMITGGAISDWLLRRGFGTRVARARFPGISVALAVPFLLLGVNAPSTGLSIVLLTIFYFIFSLAVSGYWTMPRELAPQAVGAVGGVMNTTGNFAGLFGPTIAGFIIQETGSWIMLFYVAAGVALVSSVVFTFFVRTEPIHILGMEIPDESQDTAASGFGH